Proteins from a genomic interval of Uloborus diversus isolate 005 chromosome 4, Udiv.v.3.1, whole genome shotgun sequence:
- the LOC129219735 gene encoding WD repeat-containing protein 27-like isoform X2 gives MNTGKVVWHKETAGTRLPHLIAINEGSPYTSQDPVMHDLFLTSAVVDGIKIWDLRTKKVIVSYKEHKCRYLPCGATFSACGKYVLSGSEDKSFLTTCLDGNVSLYG, from the exons ATGAACACAGGAAAAGTTGTATGGCATAAAGAAACTGCTGGAACAAGATTACCTCATTTAATTGCCATAAATGaa GGATCCCCTTATACAAGCCAAGATCCAGTGATGCacgatttatttttaacttctgCTGTGGTAGATGGTATAAAGATATGGGATTTACGAACCAAGAA AGTTATTGTATCTTATAAAGAACATAAATGCCGTTACCTTCCTTGTGGTGCAACTTTTTCTGCATGTGGAAAATATGTTCTTTCAGGAAGTGAAGATAAATCG TTTCTAACTACTTGTTTGGATGGAAATGTCTCTCTATATGgatga
- the LOC129219735 gene encoding WD repeat-containing protein 27-like isoform X1, translating to MNTGKVVWHKETAGTRLPHLIAINEGSPYTSQDPVMHDLFLTSAVVDGIKIWDLRTKKVIVSYKEHKCRYLPCGATFSACGKYVLSGSEDKSIYTYDLRQLSYLYKVQNQNSNTVTGIRFISKNTQFLTTCLDGNVSLYG from the exons ATGAACACAGGAAAAGTTGTATGGCATAAAGAAACTGCTGGAACAAGATTACCTCATTTAATTGCCATAAATGaa GGATCCCCTTATACAAGCCAAGATCCAGTGATGCacgatttatttttaacttctgCTGTGGTAGATGGTATAAAGATATGGGATTTACGAACCAAGAA AGTTATTGTATCTTATAAAGAACATAAATGCCGTTACCTTCCTTGTGGTGCAACTTTTTCTGCATGTGGAAAATATGTTCTTTCAGGAAGTGAAGATAAATCG attTACACATATGACCTAAGGCAACTAAGTTATCTGTATAAAGTACAAAACCAAAATAGCAATACAGTGACTGGAATAAGATTCATTTCTAAAAACACCCAG TTTCTAACTACTTGTTTGGATGGAAATGTCTCTCTATATGgatga